In Oncorhynchus gorbuscha isolate QuinsamMale2020 ecotype Even-year linkage group LG08, OgorEven_v1.0, whole genome shotgun sequence, one genomic interval encodes:
- the LOC124041283 gene encoding neurotrypsin-like translates to MTDKEALKGLFSLSIAWCCLISVSGEVISQDTYLNTLQSAAPLSCSEGFTELGYYNGSVSQTDSGSPCLKWTEFPDYILQYPSRGLGDHSYCRNPDRESNPWCFFRQSSGAIGWAYCDCHQGAVRLVGGSSPQSGRLEVYLNGQWGAVCDTHWTDRDASVICKQLGLGEIGTALQHSYFGPGSGLFHYERLGCRGNENSLLDCRSRKFVTSDCNHGNEAGVVCAAPEGNGAPLRLVGGLEDFEGRVEVYHDGRWGTICDDQWDDIDAEVVCRQLGLGGVPKAWTWAHFGQGSGPIFLDRLQCTGNELSLEECPHNNWQQHNCDHMEDAGVSCNPYTDGVVRLVGSDTPWEGRLEVYHSGDWGTVCDDNWTEHHAQVVCRQLGFRGRAEVASDGLYGEGTGLILLDEVQCKGSEGTLLSCGHAEWGRHDCSHSEDVGVRCERGGETNEVPGLPQITGPLVRLVAGESRKEGRVEVFLNGQWGSVCDDGWNDINAAVVCRQLGFIGVSKARSMAYFGEGQGLIHLDNVRCTGAETSLGECPAEGEDAHDCRHSEDAGVICDYVPEPVGDGAIITQTCGMRPNTQRRRRRIIGGDKSIRGDWPWQASLWLKSQSKGNHPLCGATLINSCWVLTAAHCFKRFGRDPSRYVLRLGDYHTEERDDFERSLSPELIVIHRKYHSQGSEYDIALLRLKGTEGNCVAFNPHTNSACLPAPGNKWGKRPAACVITGWGITDSEYSRTLLQAWVPLLPTWKCKKRYGERYTSRMLCAGSLSDSRRVDSCQGDSGGPLVCQGEGGRWVLTGIISWGHGCGDPSFPGVYTRVSRFLRWIDQVTNNPPKI, encoded by the exons ATGACGGACAAGGAAGCTTTAAAGGGACTCTTCTCTCTGTCAATTGCATGGTGTTGTCTGATCTCAGTTTCTGGAGAG GTCATCTCTCAAGACACCTACCTAAATACTCTGCAGAGTGCAG CTCCTCTGTCCTGTTCAGAGGGCTTCACTGAGCTGGGTTACTACAATGGCTCCGTGTCTCAGACTGACTCTGGTTCGCCCTGCTTAAAGTGGACAGAGTTCCCAGACTACATCCTGCAGTACCCGAGCCGGGGGCTGGGCGACCACAGCTACTGCCGCAACCCAGACCGTGAATCCAACCCCTGGTGCTTCTTCCGCCAGAGCTCTGGAGCCATCGGCTGGGCCTACTGCGACTGCCACCAAG gagCTGTCAGGTTGGTAGGTGGGTCCTCCCCTCAGAGCGGGCGTCTGGAGGTATACCTAAATGGCCAGTGGGGGGCTGTATGTGATACACACTGGACCGACCGCGATGCCAGTGTGATCTGCAAACAGCTTGGACTGGG TGAGATCGGCACAGCCCTCCAGCACTCCTATTTCGGGCCCGGCTCTGGACTCTTCCACTATGAACGCCTTGGCTGCCGTGGCAACGAAAACTCTCTGCTGGACTGCAGGAGTCGGAAGTTTGTCACTAGCGACTGTAACCATGGCAACGAAGCGGGGGTGGTGTGTGCTGCACCTGAAG GCAATGGCGCCCCCTTGAGGTTGGTAGGTGGCCTGGAGGACTTTGAGGGTCGTGTGGAGGTGTACCATGATGGGAGGTGGGGCACCATCTGTGATGACCAGTGGGATGACATCGATGCTGAAGTTGTCTGTCGGCAGTTGGGCCTTGG GGGGGTACCAAAAGCGTGGACATGGGCCCACTTTGGTCAGGGCTCTGGACCCATCTTCCTTGACAGGTTGCAGTGTACAGGCAACGAGCTTTCCCTGGAGGAGTGTCCCCACAACAACTGGCAACAACACAACTGTGACCACATGGAGGATGCTGGTGTgtcctgtaacccatatacag ATGGTGTGGTGCGGCTGGTGGGGTCTGACACTCCCTGGGAAGGTCGTCTGGAGGTGTACCACTCTGGGGACTGGGGTACGGTGTGTGACGACAACTGGACTGAGCACCACGCACAAGTGGTCTGTAGACAGCTGGGCTTCAG AGGGCGTGCAGAGGTGGCGTCAGACGGGCTGTATGGGGAGGGCACAGGGCTAATCCTGCTGGATGAGGTGCAGTGTAAGGGCTCAGAGGGCACCCTGCTGTCCTGCGGGCACGCCGAGTGGGGACGCCACGACTGCTCCCACAGCGAGGACGTAGGGGTGCGCTGTGAGAGGGGAGGTGAAACCAACGAGGTGCCAGGGCTGCCACAGATCACAG GCCCTCTGGTGCGACTGGTTGCTGGAGAGAGCCGGAAGGAAGGGCGTGTTGAAGTGTTTCTGAATGGCCAATGGGGGAGCGTGTGCGATGACGGCTGGAATGACATCAATGCTGCAGTGGTCTGCAGGCAGCTGGGATTTAT TGGGGTGTCCAAGGCTCGCTCCATGGCCTATTTTGGAGAAGGCCAGGGCCTTATCCACCTGGACAATGTTAGGTGCACAGGGGCTGAGACGTCCCTGGGGGAGTGTCCGGCCGAGGGAGAAGATGCCCATGACTGCCGGCATAGTGAGGATGCAGGGGTCATCTGTGACTACGTCCCCGAACCGGTGGGGGACGGCGCCATAATAACGCAGACCTGTGGCATGAGGCCAAACACACAGCGACGCAGGAGGAGGATTATTGGTGGGGACAAGTCAATCAG AGGGGACTGGCCTTGGCAGGCGTCTCTGTGGCTCAAGTCCCAGTCCAAAGGGAACCATCCACTGTGTGGAGCCACGCTCATCAACTCCTGCTGGGTCCTGACTGCTGCACACTGCTTCAAGAG gTTTGGCAGGGACCCATCTCGCTACGTGCTGCGACTGGGTGACTACCACACGGAGGAGAGGGATGACTTTGAGCGCAGCCTGTCCCCAGAGCTCATCGTCATCCACAGGAAGTACCACAGCCAGGGCTCGGAGTATGATATTGCCCTACTCAGGCTGAAAGGCACAGAGGGCAACTGTGTGGCCTTCAACCCTCATACCAACTCAGCCTGCCTCCCTGCGCCTGGCAACAAGTGGGGCAAGAGGCCTGCCGCCTGTGTCATCACAGGGTGGGGCATCACAG aCTCGGAGTACTCCCGTACTCTGCTGCAGGCCTGGGTTCCCCTGCTGCCCACCTGGAAGTGTAAAAAGCGATACGGCGAGCGCTACACCAGCCGCATGCTGTGTGCGGGCAGCCTTTCGGACAGTCGGCGCGTGGACAGTTGCCAGGGTGACAGTGGTGGTCCCCTAGTATGTCAGGGGGAGGGTGGGCGCTGGGTGCTGACGGGGATCATCTCCTGGGGTCATGGCTGTGGTGACCCCTCCTTCCCCGGGGTGTACACGCGGGTCAGCAGGTTCCTGCGCTGGATTGACCAGGTCACCAACAACCCACCGAAAATCTGA